In Odontesthes bonariensis isolate fOdoBon6 chromosome 6, fOdoBon6.hap1, whole genome shotgun sequence, one genomic interval encodes:
- the hsd17b4 gene encoding peroxisomal multifunctional enzyme type 2, with the protein MSLSFEGKVVLVTGAGGGLGREYALAFAARGASVVVNDLGADTKGGGKSSAAADKVVEEIRAKGGKAVANYDSVEDGEKLIQTALDTFGRIDIVVNNAGILRDRSFARTSDLDWDLIQRIHLRGSFLVTRAAWNHMKNQKFGRIIMTASAAGIYGNFGQANYSAAKLGMLGLANTLAIEGRKYNIYCNTIAPVAGSRLTETVMPPDLVASLKPEYVAPLVLWLCHEQCQENGGLFEAGAGWIGKLRWERSQGRTVRQKNNPVTPEAVRDQWDRICDFTNATKPANVQESLQSVVSVLSQVESESEAGAIPTAAAASVAPGAGIDPTQAVGQKLPATSFSFTQTQCILYALGVGMSTKDPDHLRFLYEGHPDFSCLPTFGVIPSQSSMMGGGLSSVPGLNIDFTQVLHGEQYLELYKPLPTSGTLTSESAIADVLDKGSGAVILLDVNTYSGGELVCYNQFSVFVVGAGGFGGRRSSEKAKAPLPPPKRAPDAVVIDSTTRDQAALYRLSGDWNPLHIDPSFAALGGFKSPILHGLCSFGFAGRHVLKQFANNDPSRFKAIKVRFAKPVIPGQSLQTEMWKEGNRIHMQCKVKETGAVVLAGAYVDLHETAEASPQSPAQGGGLQSELVFAEIGRRIKDSGSELVKKVNAVFGWEITKDGKRAAQWTIDLKNGSGSVHKGPYSGKVDVTFTVSDEDFMEVVMGKLVPQKAFFAGKLKVKGNVMLSQKLEVILKDYAKL; encoded by the exons ATGTCTTTGTCATTCGAGGGAAAAGTTGTGCTTGTAACTGGCGCTGGAGGAG GCCTTGGCAGAGAATATGCACTGGCTTTTGCTGCAAGAGGAGCCTCAGTAGTTG TGAATGACCTTGGGGCTGACACAAAAGGGGGTGGCAAGAGTTCTGCAGCTGCTGATAAGGTTGTGGAAGAGATAAGAGCAAAGGGAGGCAAGGCAGTGGCGAACTATG ATTCTGTGGAAGATGGAGAAAAGCTGATCCAGACAGCCTTGGATACTTTTGGAAGAATAG ATATTGTTGTAAACAATGCTGG GATACTTCGTGACCGATCATTTGCCAGGACCAGTGATTTGGACTGGG acctcattcaaagaaTTCACCTGAGAGGCTCTTTCTTGGTGACGCGAGCTGCCTGGAACCATATGAAAAACCAAAAGTTTGGCAG AATCATCATGACTGCCTCAGCTGCAGGCATCTACGGTAACTTCGGCCAGGCCAACTACAGCGCTGCCAAGCTGGGCATGCTGGGGCTTGCTAACACCTTGGCAATTGAAGGACGCAAGTACAACATTTACTGCAACACTATTGCCCCTGTTGCTGGGTCACGCCTCACAGAGACTGTCATGCCACCAG atcTTGTGGCATCATTGAAGCCTGAGTATGTTGCTCCTTTGGTCCTCTGGCTCTGTCATGAACAATGTCAAGAAAATGGTGGACTATTTGAG GCTGGTGCAGGCTGGATTGGTAAAT TGCGCTGGGAGCGTTCTCAGGGCCGgactgtgagacaaaagaataACCCTGTGACTCCTGAGGCCGTGCGGGACCAGTGGGATAGAATCTGTGATTTTACAAATGCCACCAAGCCCGCTAATGTGCAAG AGTCTCTGCAGTCAGTGGTGAGTGTGCTGTCTCAAGTGGAGTCGGAGAGTGAAGCCGGTGCGATTCCAACAGCAGCTGCAGCCTCTGTGGCGCCAGGAGCAGGGATTGATCCC ACTCAGGCTGTGGGACAAAAACTGCCAGCAACCTCCTTCAGCTTCACCCAAACCCAGTGCATCCTCTACGCACTGGGGGTGGGCATGTCCACCAAGGACCCAGACCATCTTAG GTTCCTGTACGAGGGCCATCCAGACTTCAGCTGCCTCCCCACATTCGGGGTCATCCCCTCGCAGTCATCCATGATGGGTGGCGGGCTGAGCTCTGTCCCTGGACTCAACATAGATTTCACGCAG GTTTTGCATGGAGAGCAGTATCTGGAGCTTTACAAACCTCTGCCAACTTCAG GAACGCTCACTAGTGAGTCCGCCATAGCAGACGTACTGGACAAAGGATCTGGAGCTGTCATCCTCTTGGATG TGAACACATACAGTGGCGGTGAGCTGGTTTGCTACAACCAGTTTTCAGTGTTTGTGGTCGGCGCTGGAGGCTTCGGTGGAAGGAGAAGCTCAGAGAAAGccaaa GCCCCTCTGCCTCCTCCTAAGCGTGCACCAGATGCTGTAGTGATTGATTCAACCACCAGAGACCaa GCGGCCTTGTATCGTCTGAGTGGAGACTGGAACCCTCTTCATATCGACCCCAGCTTTGCTGCCCTGGGAG GCTTCAAGTCTCCCATCCTGCATGGTTTGTGCTCATTCGGCTTTGCTGGGAGACACGTCCTCAAGCAGTTTGCCAACAATGACCCCTCCAGATTCAAAGCCATCAAG GTTCGCTTTGCAAAGCCGGTGATTCCAGGTCAGTCTCTGCAAACGGAAATGTGGAAGGAGGGCAACAGAATCCACATGCAGTGCAAA GTGAAGGAGACCGGCGCCGTTGTGCTGGCTGGGGCCTACGTGGATTTACATGAAACGGCGGAAGCTTCTCCACAAAGTCCCGCGCAG GGAGGAGGCCTTCAGAGCGAGCTTGTGTTCGCAGAGATCGGACGCCGTATCAAAGACTCGGGCTCGGAGTTGGTCAAGAAGGTGAACGCTGTGTTCGGCTGGGAGATCACGAAGGACGGCAAGAGAGCGGCCCAATGGA CCATTGATCTGAAGAACGGCAGCGGCTCCGTGCACAAAGGGCCGTACAGCGGAAAGGTGGATGTGACCTTCACTGTGTCAGACGAAGACTTCATGGAGGTGGTGATGGGGAAGCTTGTGCCTCAGAAG GCGTTCTTTGCCGGCAAGCTGAAAGTGAAAGGGAACGTAATGCTGAGTCAGAAGCTGGAGGTCATCCTGAAGGATTATGCCAAGCTGTGA